tagaaaggacaagcaacaaaatcacggccAGGATTGACGttgctccaatctgtattaaactcaacttcataaccactgAAAACgatgatgtattagagttccaacaatgtgtttcaaactccaatattgtcaagatcgagtgtatgaagtttagtgacaaacaaattacgctatcaacgatatcgatgtttgtaggagaaagtaaagcaataaaatgacacaaagatttaacgaggttcacccaactaaggctacgtcctccggtgtgtagtatctcttatattatcaaaggagttcaaagaactctcaaacatggagaattacaatagagaagagatataggctagtgtttggcttggggtataTTTTGTGGATAattacaatgtgaatgagagctctctatttataggagagatcacactaagtaacattaagtatattaaagttatgaataaatgataatgaaacatctccaagaacttgaagagtcaaaaacagcatcttaggaGTATCAAAAACATCACTCAACCAAAGcaaaggctcgctcggtcgagcagcctGGTCGAGCGGGATACAGGAAGTgtctggttgcattctgtctgctcgctcgacccattctgaagctcgctcggtcgagcgagctggtcgagcggcacttcagagggcttctgacagtattgctcgacttgcatagtagagcatcttgaattaaacctttccacttcttcattaagtcccataactcccatgattaactcattaattcataccttaatcatcatcataaacctcAAATAATAAGACtcatcttaatacacccattcatgacaaacttatgggattccatcccaagagtcaccacatgaatgcatacaacaaatgtgcactcaagtcacaccaatcataacaaccacaatcacaaagctcttcaatagaatgctcctgtgacatctacggaacacatatgatatagtaacacaagtaaacattcaaaaataatattaacatttataaattgagaataatactaacacAATACTTTATAttaccttcaaaatcgattaactagaacaagaatgatgaagtttggatacaatgaagtagggagatgatggagttatttatagaacataataacaacggctattttcaacttcataatggctatttttcaattttacaacggttagtttaaatcatacaataagatcaacaaaagtcaaaccaggtcaagggatatgtcgctgttagtaggggtgttcaaaaccggataccgggtcgacccggttccgaaaaaccgggtacccggttttccggaTAGCTAAAATTGtattccggatccgacccggtttaaaccgggtcgaaaaccgggtacccgattttgttttttgttttttttttcttaatttttttaataatttgatcTTTGTTGACTTAGTTAACAGCAGACTTTTCCTCTTCATCCTTAAACAagatttgaagtttttttttcaaatcatcTGTTAACTTAGTTAACAGCAATCAAACAACAAAGCATTGcatctaaaaaaataaactgtTCCGCAAAGAGAATGGTTAaattgaacaaagatcaaaTGATTGCAAAACTAAAACATTATGGTTTTCGAAATAGatattaaaatacttaactaacttagtcataaactattaaaatacaaacattagttaattaaaatacaaccacaattccataaactattaaaatttatttaaaaaaaaaataataaaaaaaaccggATACCGAGTACCCGATTTTCCAAAATTCGCGATCCGTATCTGACCCGAATACCcagttttaaaaccgggtacccgacccggTTTATCCGAATTTTGGAAATCGGGTAATTTATCCGCTTTTAAAAATCGGAAAGCGGGTTTTCGGAtacggatatttttgaacacccctagctgttagtaacagcgacattatgtttgaccagtcaaacattaggtcgttgttattaacagcgacatatctcttgactaaatttttgaccatttcttttaattcgctgttagtaagtgcgagtatacaccaagcctaggtttgtaggcaaggacgcttattttggtaataaagtttgaacgaagcttgttttttgaataaagttgttaaataatttttttttttcaattttcgcAACTGATAAAGGGCCGCGTGGGGCTCGTGGGATTTTCCAAAATGTGAATTGTTGATGTCCTTTTTGCCCCCCACCATCATGTAGACTGACTAGAAAGTTTAAGATTCAAGAGTAATTTAAAACGTGTTTGGCACCTATTTTTTGAGCAGATTTTTGTATGAGATCATTTTACCATGAAATAAGcgtaaatatttataaattattaaagtgttttaaaatattttgctttttatttttcacCATCTTTTCATAAATATCAATATTGTCTCCCCTCCAAAATAGctctgatttttttaatttattaaatctaACGCTTGTTCAACGTAAACATAACTCATGTGATTTACGTAAATATTCTAGAcacaatttcaattttttttgttgattaactttcgtaaatataaaaaaaatatacaaaaatttattgAAAAACGATCAAACCGCACaaaatgtttaattaaaattccTAAATTTAAGGAGATAttacttaaaaattttataagttatttttttacaatgataaattaaaaaattgatagtatgaattaaaatttcaatttaataaaattaccaaaagtttttttaaaaaatgtcatatttaagaaaaattataattattatgtatatatttattattaattgttgttaatttttttttaaaaaaaaaagcaaaagaaaagACTATATATTGCGGTTCAAGTTGAATCGCAACATATAGTCATACATTATATGTTGCGATTTTCCGAAGAACCAAAACATATAATGTCTTTTATGCTCCGATTTCAAAACAGAGcaataaatatactaatatgTTGTTATTACAACTGTCTTTGGCCTAAATCGCAGCATACAAGACCTCAAAAACTACAtcaaatgagattttttccTCTAGTGCACCCAAAAAACTTAACACCCCTTTTATGCATACTTATCTATCTTTTTggtttgtttcatttttatgaaaatcaccatagtttttttttacatattgtAAGTGTTTGACAAATAGTTGTTAACTGTTggttttttaattgaattttcaaaCTAACTAGATAGGTCAACTATTTAAGAAAATGCTTTGAAAAATTAAGTATTGACTATTAATTGTTTATTAGAGACTAAGTAAGCTAACAAGccaaaaattaattgaaaaagtcTATCAAATTAaccttttcattttgatttttaatcaactaaaaagaaaaaagtcaaataaagtCTAAAAGTCATTTAACATCATACAAAAATGGACGGTGCATTCGATCACATTCACGATGGAATATTGGAGTGAACTTCCGGACCGAGAAAGGATTCAGGGAGAAGGAcaaaaaagaaattcaaacaaTGGCTACTAAGTTGCTGAATCTTAGAAAGGCTATTGCTATCTTCAATTCTCCATTTTGCACAAAATTTTCCCCAATCTCCGATTCTAGGGTTTGTATTTTGCTACAATGGGCATCAATTTCTTCCCTGAAAGTCCATTGGCGTAAAGATCAACTACTGGATAAAGCCATTGAAGACGAAAAGAAATGGAGACTTTGCGCCAGAGTAGTGAAAGAGGTTCTCAATGAACCAGGTCAGGTAATGCCATTGAGGTATTTAGAGAAGCGAAGAGAGAGATTGAAGCTTAAACTTCGAGCTAAAACCTTTATCAACCAGAATCCCCTTCTCTTCGATACGTATCTTGATCGAATCAGACCCAAGTCTGAACCCGTTGAATTTATCCGCCCTAGTTGTTCGCTTCTTACTTTTTTGGAAGAGGAGCAGCGGATTTTCTCTCAAAATGAGCCTTTAATTGTTGCAAAATTGTGCAAATTGTTGATGATGTCAAAAAATAAGGTGATAAACGCGGAGAAATTGGTACACGTTAAGAGAGATTTTGGGTTTCCTAATGATTTTTTAACTAAGTTAGTGCCGAAATACCCTAATTATTTCAAATTAGTTGGTTCTTCAGAGGATAAATCCTTCCTAGAGCTGGTTTCTTGGGAGCCAAAATTTGCGAAATCTGTGATCATGCATAAAGCCGAGGAAGAAGAGAGGTTAACAGGAATTAGGGTTAGACCTTCTTTTAATTGGAGATTACCATCTGGGTTTTACATCAAGAAGGAAATGAGGGAATGGGTTAGGGATTGGATAGAATTACTCTACATAAATCCTTATGATGATGCATCTAATTTGGACTCTGCTTCTAGGGAAATGGAGAAGAGAATGATTGGAGTACTTCATGAATTGTTATCTTTATCATTGTTTAAGAGGATTCCTGTTCCAATTATAGGAAAATTTTGTGAAGATTATAGGTTTTCGAATGCATTTTCAAATGCATTCACTAGGCATTCTGGGATATTCTACATGTCCTTGAAAGGTGGGATAAAGACTGCAGTGTTGAGAGAAGCATATCAGAATGGGGTTTTGATTGATCGAGATCCGTTGCTCGAGATTAAGGACAAGTTTGTTGAGTTATTGGAGGAAGGATGGAAAGTGAGGAGTCAACAATTGAGATTGAGTACAGAAATTGTTCATAAGGATATGGAATCAATGGCACTTCTAAAACCAGAGCTACAATGTCAAGAGACTAATGAACAGCTTTGAAAAATTGTTTTGTTGCTAGAGACAGAATGCTTACTCATGTGCACTGGAATTGAAATGCTCTAAAACATTCACTAAGGTCTTATATACTAATTTCTGGTAGACAATATCAGATTGTTAATCAAaagataattgattttttttattctttttcagGTAGCTAGTTATGTTTTTGTTAGTGTCCGTGGGACAAAAGatttatatttctttgattCCAAATATAATGCACCTTATTGAAATGACTTATTATACTTAttgatgatgtttgctaccatgGGTCAATGGGAACAATCTGTTATTGCTACAAGTGTAAGGCTCTGTATATGTAAACCCCAAACCCCATCTTCATGGGAGCCTACCGGGGGAATGGAATGTTGTGCTAGTTGTGTTTTTGTTGATGGCGGTGTTATAAAATATAAGCAGTATTAGGCTTGGCACAATGTTTGTTCTCCAATAAAATCCGCTTAGATTTTTACTTCACAAGTTGTTGTTTGAGACAATCTCTCCAAGAGATGCTCCTCATACATGAGTCAAATGTCTCATCTCATATGtattataagaatataaaatCCTTGTTTAAGTTTGTCTCACTGAAAGATGGTCTCACATGATTAGCTCTTTttactttgcatattattttgttcttttttatcAAGGTATTGTTCACCtattgttgggattaaggtGTTGGGcatttttgtttgttattgttgctACCTGCTTCTGCTAATATAGCACAACACTCTTAAACACTGGTATTAGATGCTGAATTAAAATGTGATGGGTGTAAAATGGGGTGACTTCTGTGCAGAAGTACTTATTTAGTTTGTGATAATACTTCTACGTCATTAGGTTTTGATTAACACTCAACTAAAATACATACTAAAATTATAATGTAAAGAATTTGGCGTTGAATTGTCATAGCCTTTCTTAGCTAGAGATTTGGATTCAGTTTGTTGAACAATATTGAGCAATCTTTGTATAAGTGTGTACAATCTTTTAAAAATCATGGTGGGATTTTTTCAGTAATACTGATGGATAAATGAAAACAATGACAAAGAATTTTGCTAAGTTTTGTATACAGTAAGTTTTCTGTTTGCTGTTCATTTGATTCTCGGTCCTTGTATGCAGGAGCTGGAAGATTATGTCGGCGAAGTAGGAGTGAGGTTTTCATGACAGGAGCTACAATGGGCATAATTGTAATAAACTAGAAAATGTTGCTCACACAAAATCAATGCTATAATTTACAACTGTATCTGGCAACCTAAGCTACTTTTTAGGAGATGGTAAATTCACTCTCTTGCTCattcttttttatataattatcaaAGAAGGATCTTCTTGTGAATTGTGACCAACAAATAGTGCATGAATTCCCTACTATTTAAGTACAAGATAGGTTCAATCTAGCTTACGTACCGAACAGTCTTTTTTAATCTATCATTTTATTTGTGATGTTGCTGAAAATGGAGAGAAAAAAGATTGCTGTCATGATTCTTATTGCTGCTCTTTTATCTGTGATATCGAAGTCAAATAGTCAAGTTAGACCATCCCCGACAATGCTACTCCCAACGTTTCCAACCCTGCGTCCTCTGTGCTTGTCTCAATTCGCTCTTGTTAACCACGCGTGTTCTATTCTTCCTTACACTCCAACGCCCCCTCCTGCTCCACCCTCTCCGGCTACGCCTGTAGATGCCCACCCCCCGTGCCCTAATAAAACTAGTCATCGGCATGGGCACCACCGCAGGCACAGTCATAGCAGCTGTAATTCCCATATCAGTGCTGCAGAGGATGAGTGTTGCCGCTGGTTGAAAGAAGTTGATGCTAAATGTGTCTGTGATTTGCTGGTACATCTGCCTGTATTTCTAGCCAAGCCTGCTCATAATTACACGGTGGTTGTTAGTGATGACTGTAGTGTCACCTACCAGTGTCCAAGCCGGATGCTTACTTGAGACTGGATTTTGGTGATAGGGTATGTATGTAACACTAAAGAAGAGGGTATTGTATTTTCTCAAGTTACAGTTTGCATATTTTGCTTCCTTTTGTGTGTACTTTTCAAATAAATAGCTCTCTGCATATAGTAACTCATTTGTTGTATGTTTGCTTAACTGTTTTGTTGTATCTTGTATGTTTCACTAATATTTTTGCGAATCTCGAATcataaaaagcaaattatggttgATTGTGAATTCAGAAAGCGAATTAGCTAATGAATTATCTTACACTAGATTGCATGATCAATCAATGCAACACACTAGACAAGGATTTCAGATTTGAAGAGTTAAGTGTGTTGTGGtgatgttttattatactgACGACACTTTGAAACTGAAAATGTTACCTTGCAGTTGAATAAAACCTCGAGCCTTCTCATGAAGATCATTGACAGTTgaaataagatatatatatatataacacttcaTGGAGAGCTCAAAACTTGTTTCCTAAAATCTACAAGTAGTATCTTTCTTTGAAGACCCTACGCGAAAATGGTTTGTACGCCTTTAAAATACAAACATTTATATTATGATTTTCTAAGTGATGATTCATAGAGTTAATTTGTATAAGTAAATcatttaattgagaaaaatattacaaatcaaCAACACTTACCCATAttaaatgattttcatttaaaaattcacTTCTACTTAGCCACAAACTTGAAATCAATCATAAAAACAAGTAATAATTGATTACTAAATATTCCCtaatgtgatatatatatatatatatatatatatatatatatatatatatatatatatatatatatagttaaccTCTttataatttaggaaaaattatttttaaaaaatcaacctTTTGCCATCTGTAAATAAAGGTCAACGTTTCATTTATTCTATAAAAATGCAACATTTTGCTCATTTTTGCAAAGAAATAGTTATTTTACTGGTCACgggtaaaattattaaattcctATATTAACCGCTGTCAGTTTGACTTATTtaccatcttcttcttcccacaTGCAATCCAACCTTCAGCATTCTTGTAGTGGAGGTTCAAGCACAATTTTAAGGTAAGTTTTATTTCTTGGGTATTACAAAGGAGATTTCGAGAAAAACATCACAACAAAAGTAGGTTATTAACTTTAAATTCTCAATTGATACTTCATTGTTTGACTGATAATTGTTCGAATTTTGCTTATAAATTAGGTTTCACTCTTTAGGTTGTGTCTTATCTTCTCATCCAACATACCATATTGTGCCTCTAGCTCTATCAATTTTCCAAAACATTACATCTAAATTTTAtggaaatttaatttttttttccactcAAAGAAGGACACAATCACCAATCtcgaaaacaaaataaaaacataattaacaCTTTTAtacattaacaactaaaatacaAACGAACTTTATCAACTTATTGGCCGATTTGGGCAAGAGTAGAATTTCTCTCCTATGTTTGGTTCCCTATGGACAGTTCTTAATTTCTCCTTTAAGTTGTGATAACATCTTAACATTACCTGAATTTACACTGCGTCCACAAGAAGAAGATCTGTACCCACTCATTTGCAGCTTCAACGAACAGAGAGAATGAAGAGTGTGAGAGAAAACAGATAAAGACATTAAATGAAGATTTTCAGGGAAAGTGAAGAGTTTAggctaaaatattaatttcttttacttttttgaaTTACCAAGATTAACCGGTTACAGTAGGTAAGTATTACCTGGAAACTCTTTCTTTGCAAAAATGAGGAAAAAATTGGATTTTTAAAGAGTAAATAAAACGTTGCCCCTTTATCTGCAGATAACCAAAAAgttgactttttaaaaatattttttcctaTAATTTATGGGTTGATTCAAATTttgatcctttttttttaacacaaatttccTCCTTAACTTTTTAACCAATTTTTGTCAATAATTGGACATAAGTACGTGTATAAAAAAATGAGCAACAACAAAGATtatatagaaaaaatataaatattttatattgctaacaatatataaaaatatttaatataatgaCTTAATAAATTATGTGCATTtcatatttatgtgaagttattgatattatttattactaaaGGTCAATCGAAAATAACATCTTAATTATCACTAACAAATGTATAAAAATGTAATATAGCGTGCATTCGAACCCACAAATCTCACACTATGCGAGAGTTTAATGGCATTAGGACAACAATTGTATGTGCTGAAATATAACCCTTAGTCCCAAGACCCTAAAAGAGGAAAAACTCCAATCACCACCATGAACGAATGACAGGATGAAACAGCCAAGACCCTTTCAGAGGTCTTGGCTCTCTGCGAAGGACGACTTAGCTCCCCGAAGGACTAAACTTACTCCTCAACTAAGATTCTGGACAACAGGACTCACAAAAGCAGCAGGGTCATATCAAAAGGGCCctgacaaagaaagaagaacataAATACCTGCAGGATGATTAACACTGCAGAACGATAGCAACGAAAACGATGACATGGTAGGAGACAACTGTAGTTATGCTCAGAAAAGCTATTAACACTCGTATAAGGAAAGACACCACACCTACCTCGTACCCTAACCATATAAGTGTACTAAAAGACAAGGAAGGGGGACCATGGAGTAAGGATCAGCAAACCACCAAACACCACATAGGCATACAAAATATTCtatctctctttctctctccacTGATCTCGAGAAAGATTCCATTAAGGTAAAAGCCTAAACTGCTATTAGGGTTTTGAGAACCTCTCCTAAGGCCCACCACTATAAATATACAGTGCCATGCATCACTAAGGGTAACGTAACTTTTACTCTAAAACCCAAGCATTCTCTCGTACAAAAATAGCTCTAATTCCTTATAAACTTTATCAACAATCATCTCAAAACTCTTACTAACTTAATCATCGGAGGAGGACCTCCGGAGGATCCCTCTCCTACCCTCGTTTGCTGTCTTGTGTAGGAAAACACGGTGAAACAGTTGGAAAAGTCACTCAGACCTTCCCAATAGTTTATATACACTGTGATCCTTAAAAGACATTCTCTTTATCTTTGTTGAGAGTATTGATTGTTCTCTTCACGGTCGgaacaataatgaaataaaacacctatataaatgaaaaattatttgatatatCTTAATGCTCATATTATATAGTTCACAAAATTATAGGCCCTAAAATTTTAtgacaaaaaaaagtaaatactaataattcaagcttgaaatgaaaagaaaaacaagTGGTCAAAAACTATATACAGTAATTgaccataaaaaaatatacatgtcaaaagtaaaaaataaaatgaaaaaaataaaaataaaaattataattttaaatactaaAAAAGATTATAAGTATGACTATGAGACAAATATCAAGGAGTCTGGCGCTATTATGACTAAGTTAGTATTTAGTTTGTTAAAAGTGTAAGACAAAATTTGAATtgttgataatattaaaagattttaaaaaaattatatgaataatctaactaactaaaaaaaatatatattattatatattcaaCTTTTCTATTGTTTAATCTTGAATACATAAATGTTTAAATGAATACTTTAATATTTACAACCTTATACTGTTTATATAGATTTATCTATTTATCTCAGACAATCTGTATTCAAAATCTCCACTCCCAATTGAATAGAGTATGAACAGTGTATGGTTTGTGTGCTACAGGCCTAGAACCTATGAGCTTAGAAGCTAGAACTCTTAAATGTACATTGAAAGAAATAGttgcttttttatattttactttttacgtaatttaacgtgttatttcaattatttatatattaaactatatacatctaaaaattataaaacttaatattatgaaagtatgcaattagacgatttaaacaagatcccacttaactatatgttttcttacacattagccgcaatatataaaataagtttgaacgatgAATACTGGCAAAACCTATTATATAGTGAATATttcaaaacggaggaagtattatttattttatgaaatacTGGTTATATTagactttaatattatttattttttaaaattttattaatctttggttaatgtataagaaaaataCATACAagtgaattttatttaaatcatcTAATTACATATTTGAATCAAAATTACACtttaaattacatttaaaaaatagCTTCTCTTGTGAGAGATCGTTTCTTAAAAAGATAACATCAAAACAAGATATAcacattcttattttttctttaatttatatttcaatTAGGCTATGCAACGTTATATCGAAAAGACCATTTCTTACGACaatttgtatttaaaaaataaaaaaatagaagaagTACCGGTAAACGCCGCAAAGACTACGAAATCTATTTACATCTGACTTGTCTATTCCAGTCAAAACAAACCCTCTCCTTTCTTTTACATTCCTTTCTTATCCCTCCTCTCTGTTAAGAATCTTCTTCCTCTTGAAATCCTATGCTAGCTTCGACTCCATCTATGGCGGATATTCTTACAGAGAAAGGCGGTGTTTGGGACACTGTCATGGAGCTCACAAAGTCCGTTTCTGACCCCAACCTTTGGGCGATTCGACTCGGTTCTATACTCAAATCGGCTGGGTTGTCTTTACCTTCTGTTGAGCTTTCTCATCTATTAGTCTCTTGTATTCGTTTCAATAAGAGTGACGCCCTAATTTGGAAGTTCATTGACAAAGCCGTGGCTTTCAAATTTGTCCCTCCCATGCTCGTCCTTGCTTTGCTTTCCGCCAGGTATTgcattttctgatttttctttaTTCAGAGAAGAGTGATTCGGAGCATGTTTTGTGCGACAGCAGAAGTAATTCAcccaaaacaataaagaaaacaatATAGGTTCAATGCATACAGTAAGTAAACACACCAAGAATTTATCGTAGTTTACTATCAATTTGATAGCTACCTTCACGGGCACTGAGAGTCAGAAGTTTTACTAATAAATGCAggattacaagatgaatcaaAGCTAATCTCCAATGGTGGCTCACTTTTTCTCTCTTATATTTCTATGAAACGCTAAATCTAATTTGTGAGGGATTTTATAGTAAGCCTCTCTAgaaaagaaattagggttacaAAACTTTGAAAAAACCGACCCATTAACTCCAAAACCGTCAAATTCTGCACAACCGCTTCGCCCATACCGGCGACTCGTCGCTCGGCTACTGGAATAACAAAAGCAGCGTCAAAAACTTTCGTCGCAAGGCTTCTAGAAAAGACTCCAAAGATCAGAAGTGAAGCGATGACTCGTTGCCTTCCCACAAGCGTCGACTCATCGCTTTTCTCTGGAAACGCCATTTCTCTCGTTTTGATTCATCTTCCCATGTTCAGACTCAGGTTCGAGTCACCCAACACCAACACCAACACCAACACCAACACCATGTGTGAGTTGTTTGACCACGCTGAGTCCTTAAACTAAGAGgaattatataatataagttTAATTAATTGATAGAAATATAACTTTTGCTTTAGTTTAATCACTTGTTAGTTGgtcaaaatttatgtaaaataaaatgGGCCTtagatataaattatatatttttgcttGACACTTGGCTCTGCTAGCTAAAGTTGGTGTCGCCAACCTGACTTCTGTCATTGGAATTGTTGCAGAATCCTTCCAAATCGACGTTTGCATCCTGCCTCTTATAGACTCTATTTGGAATTTTATAAAACATTTGGTTCTTCTTTTGCATCTCA
The sequence above is drawn from the Amaranthus tricolor cultivar Red isolate AtriRed21 chromosome 5, ASM2621246v1, whole genome shotgun sequence genome and encodes:
- the LOC130814030 gene encoding protein WHAT'S THIS FACTOR 1 homolog, chloroplastic; this encodes MATKLLNLRKAIAIFNSPFCTKFSPISDSRVCILLQWASISSLKVHWRKDQLLDKAIEDEKKWRLCARVVKEVLNEPGQVMPLRYLEKRRERLKLKLRAKTFINQNPLLFDTYLDRIRPKSEPVEFIRPSCSLLTFLEEEQRIFSQNEPLIVAKLCKLLMMSKNKVINAEKLVHVKRDFGFPNDFLTKLVPKYPNYFKLVGSSEDKSFLELVSWEPKFAKSVIMHKAEEEERLTGIRVRPSFNWRLPSGFYIKKEMREWVRDWIELLYINPYDDASNLDSASREMEKRMIGVLHELLSLSLFKRIPVPIIGKFCEDYRFSNAFSNAFTRHSGIFYMSLKGGIKTAVLREAYQNGVLIDRDPLLEIKDKFVELLEEGWKVRSQQLRLSTEIVHKDMESMALLKPELQCQETNEQL
- the LOC130813630 gene encoding uncharacterized protein LOC130813630; its protein translation is MERKKIAVMILIAALLSVISKSNSQVRPSPTMLLPTFPTLRPLCLSQFALVNHACSILPYTPTPPPAPPSPATPVDAHPPCPNKTSHRHGHHRRHSHSSCNSHISAAEDECCRWLKEVDAKCVCDLLVHLPVFLAKPAHNYTVVVSDDCSVTYQCPSRMLT